The DNA region GCTCATCGACCCCGGTCAGTGCCCTCGTCCGCTCGTTCTTCTCGTACCCCCGCGTCGAGTTGCCCTCGAGACTCGTCCGAAAACGAGACGCCCACGTCCAGCCGATCCTCGCACTCGCGGTACTCCTCCCGGGAGACGCTGTAGCGATACAGGTCGATCGGCTCGCCGTCCTGGACGCGCCAGTTGCGGAGGAGGCCGTCGCGGCCGCCGCCGTGGGCCTCGGTGTAGCGCTCGATCGCGCGGTTCGACTTCTCGTTGTCGACCAGCGCCGTGACGGCCACCAACTCGAGGTTCAGGCGCTCGAACGCGAGTTCCATAAACGCGGCTGCGCGCTCCCCGGAGTACCCGCGCCCCCAGAAGCGC from Natronosalvus rutilus includes:
- a CDS encoding GNAT family N-acetyltransferase yields the protein MTVLFPEVIETDRLRLEALHVDEIDADQLFDLYEICSSDPGIEEVTRYVTWDPHRTPKETLEFLEYVSEQWDDSNGGSYAVYLRDGEDSAGAFAGDAGFSVDWEKRTMTLGVWFRKRFWGRGYSGERAAAFMELAFERLNLELVAVTALVDNEKSNRAIERYTEAHGGGRDGLLRNWRVQDGEPIDLYRYSVSREEYRECEDRLDVGVSFSDESRGQLDAGVREERADEGTDRGR